The nucleotide sequence TAACCTGCCCTTACTGGGATGAGAAACAATTAGATTTGGCCTTAATTGGATCACAAATGGTAGATCACaaagtaaaattaaattttatataattatttaacgaTGGTTGGCTTAATTGGTTCAATTAGTGATTTACCGTTTGAATCAGTAATTTGATGATCTAATAGTTTGACCAGTTTGattattgatttggttttgataattATGTGTTTGGCTGATTCGTTTATCAGTAAAGACACTTTTATTCTTTATCCTTACTAATTTTTCctttctttcattcttcttttctcAACATAGAGAGAGTAAGCATAACATTCAAAAGACAAAAAAGAGAAAACACTAACACTTGAAGAAATAGCCATTATTACATAAAATCACTCATTGGAAAATAATTGTTCAGGTGTGTTTAAAACCTGTGATTTTAATTCGTTCAAGAGTTAAAATTATTTTCTAAGCTAAAGAATGTAGATTTCAATTCTAATGAAAATTTATCTTTTGTTTTAGTCTAAAATCAAAGGCAGACAAAAAATGACCAGATTTCTAATTCCGTTCTCATGTATACTAAGATCATCTAACTAATTATCTTCATTCTTCTCCATTCAACACAAAACACAATGTGCCTCACCTCTGCTAGACTGCTACCACCTACCATTGCCGCCACCATTCTTGTaattatcatcatcatcgtcatttGCAGTACCATAGCCATGATCACCAATACAGTTGTTTATTTTTTGTGATGCTTATTTGACAAGGATGATGAGATCTTAAGAGAGAGAATGAGAAGAAAGTAAAGATCATGGTGAAGAGAGATAAACTGATTTATGAATTATGACCAATCTTAATAACGATCACCTTATCATCTTAATTTGACAGCTGTGTATTTTATATTGCGAGTTATAAGTAAAAATGACTGAAAGACCATATTGTCTCACAAAGAATAAGATGaccaaattattttattttgagtaattatccaaatcagaCGAAAGATTTTAAAAGTCGACATTttagttttcaagaaaaattaatacatagaTCAATCTTCAAGGTAGACAAATTAGTTCTCAATTTATTTTCCGGCAgaataattactcaaattaatCTTCAAAGATTTTAAAACGGACATTTTTGTTCCTAAAGAAATTAATATATAGATTAATCCCCAACGTTTTTATCTGTCAAACATAACAGCTTCCTGTCCATTTTACTTTTACTATATAtcgatttttattattattaatttaactTTATGCATGTGTTAACTTTGTGCATGTGGCTAATGACACTAGCATATTAATACACTCCTTTTGTTAGACACAAGTAAGATTAATAATGatgttttgaaattcaaattaaaacattttcttttaatacaaatatattttttaaaataggacATCTTTTGaatatattaaatacaaaaatatcaaatgaTNNNNNNNNNNNNNNNNNNNNNNNNNGGAGATTTAGAATTAAAATGAAAtctattattttatattaaaaaataataaataaaatatttattctgttttttttattttcttattttttaatataaaatgaaagattttatttttaaattttaaatgattaAATCTCTAGATTTAATAATTGAGATTGCACAGAATTTCAAtatatgaatcttttaaaaataattcttatattttaaattttaatcgaAATCTTAAGTTAATTAAACCCAAATAAAATTGGCGTGTTCCGTGTTTGGTATTTGACGTTGATCTTACGCTGTCATGGAACACGCGAATCCGAATTACCGAACGTTCTAGAAAACCTACCCTTCTCTATCATTTTCCTCATTACAAATTTCTCTTTTCCTCTCGTTTTTCCGGTAATCAGCTATAAACCAAACCCTTCTCGATATTTTCAACCCTTTCAGGTTTTTTTCCTTCATCTTCTTTCATTTTCTCGTTtgcaattttaattaattaattaattaactaattttgtTTACTGTAGTTTTGTAGGCATGGCATCGAAACGCATCTTGAAGGAGCTCAAAGATTTGCAGAAGGACCCTCCTACGTCATGCAGCGCCGGTAATCCACCTTGTGATCCCTTTTCAATTTCATACCTTAGCTATATTAAAGAAATTGAAcgcttaaaatttttttacttttaggaCCCCTAATAGTTAATTGATTCTTGGTTATTCAACCCCTTTCGTTATGTTTTCATAGCCGAAGTGATCTAATTTTTAGAGGGGTATTGTTTTCTGTATCTAGGTATTGTGGTTAAGAGGGAAGAATTCTATagcaaaaatacaaataaaagtcaATTTTTTATGATATAGTGATTGGAGTTGACTACTATGTGAGGCTTCAAGGGTTTTTCCCAATTTTCACCATTGAAGTCTGTATTCATCTCTTGGATTTTAGTTATCTGTTTTATGAAGTTTGCTAGCTCTGTGCTGTATTAGGTCCTGTGGCTGAGGACATGTTTCACTGGCAAGCAACAATCATGGGACCAGCTGATAGCCCGTATACGGGTGGTGTATTCCTTGTTTCGATTCATTTTCCTCCGGACTATCCATTCAAGCCGCCGAAGGTAATCTATCATGTATTTTGTTCCTTGCATTGGTAATTTTTAGTCGGTCCTACTTACGACGAATTAATGTTGCTTCCTTGGTGGTTGTTCCAAGGTTATTAATAATGGATAGCAGTCAAAATTCCCACTACACAATAGTGCTATTGCGCCAAATAGCGAATATTTGACAACCTTTAGGGGAGATCAAGGTATCAATAGTGGATCATGGCTTGTTGCTCGTTGCATTTTGCTAAATTTCCACTATGCAATAGTGCTATGGCCCCGATATACCAGATATTTGACAACCTTGGGTTGTTCGTATTGCTTGTAGCCAAGTTTGCAACTAATCTTTTGTTCAGCTTGGCCTGCTTGAACTGCTTGACCTTGCACTTGTATTTATGTTTATCATTTTACATTTGTATTACACAAGATGTATTTGTGTAAGAGGAATAGAGGATTGCAAAGAGTTCAAGTCAGGTGACGTCTTGGCAGTTAGCCTCCGCCACAGGTTCAATCGAGATTTTTGGTCATTTGGTACGGAATCGAATGGCTGGATTAAAATGTAGCCAAAGTGTTTGCTACTCATTCTGCTTGTCTTATTATCATTGTATGCTATGATTTTGTTGGATTCTTCATAAAAGGTTTGCATATGGCACCTATTGCCATGTGACTTTCAAGGCTGGAAACATGCCTTGCTTGCTGAGGTGGCTTAAGCGCGAGTACCTTTTGATAACACTGTTTTCTGATTTGTAACTGTCTTTCAGTGATTTGCTTCCTCTGGTTTGATGCTTCCTAGCCATCTGTCTGTTAACAGGAAAGATTGAATAGCATCGGACTGTGGAGTTTGAAAAGAATATTTTGTCCGTTGTGTAGCTTATGTAATAGTGTAGCATAACTACAGCTCTTTTTGTTTATGAGTTCTTGTTTCACCATCCCAGCCGCCCATTTCActtgtgtgcatatgcacaaaaaACCAATGAGTAAGGATTACAACAGTATTAGAAAGAAAGATGTGTTGCAGACTTGCAACTAGATGCTTAGATGTAACTGTTGATAGGTTTCGATATGGTCATGTATTATGTTCTATGAATATCAGTCATATATCCTTTACTTTTGTATCCATCCTATTGTGGTCTTTTATTCTTGTGCAATCTTTATGTGCTCAATTACTGGAGAATTTCCTAGTTTAATTTTCTCTAATATATGGATGTTATGTggctttttaaattttatcaggTTGCATTTAGGACCAAGGTATTCCACCCAAATATCAATAGTAATGGAAGTATATGCCTTGACATTCTTAAAGAGCAATGGAGCCCTGCACTAACGATTTCCAAGGTTTGATTTTCTTGCTTACTTATCTAGCTGATTGCCGCCAGATGGAATTTCGTATTTTCCGGTGTGTGGTCTTTAGATATATTTTGGCATTTCATCTTGGAGACAGTTCTCATTAGGTAATGCTGGACTAATAAATGTTATCTGGAAATATAAGATTGCATGTCTTGTGTACTTCTCTATGAGTATCTGGTCAATGTTGACCTTTTGAGTGTCATATATAGTTCTAATGCAAACTTGATAATTCACTATGTGCTCAGCCCGAAACATAAATTGTTGAAAATAACAACTGGAACTGACGAACTGTTTTACATTTTTTGAATGGAGCTCTATGTGATGTAGACGCCTCACCAATGCTGTTCCTGTTTTGAATGTTGGGAAACATAAGTTCTTGTCTTGTGCTATTTCAGGTTCTTTTGTCAATTTGCTCCTTGTTGACGGATCCCAACCCCGATGATCCTCTTGTGCCTGAAATTGCGCACATGTACAAGACTGACAGGGCTAAGTATGAAGCCACCGCACGCAGCTGGACACAGAAGTATGCCATGGGATGATTATAAATACTCTTGCTTTGCTGTTTAATGTAGCTGCGTAATCACGAATTATGTCAAAACAAAATGATATTTTGAATGAATGTTCTATCTTCTCTTATCAGTGGAACTAAGCCATGGTAAGGGAATTGGTTGGTTATCATTTGTGAATATTTCTTTGTAAGACGATGGTGATGGAAGTTGTAATGTATTCGTTTGCAGACATCCTTTTCTGTTGACCTTTCCCAAACCTGTGATAAAGTAATATAGCTGTTAAAATTTTAAACTAGTTTTATGAGTAAGTGGAGTAATGATTTTGTATCAATGGTTAAGATTAAGATATAATGTCATGTAGTTTTATCATGTGATCAAATGACGACTTTAAAAATTACCATGCAAGTTTTGCTTCAACAATTCAGGTTACCCCTCCTACTCTTCTCACTTAGATGCGTTCCTCGGAAAAGAAAAACTTACTGGGATCACAAAGATTTGGCTTAATAAGCTGCAACTGTATTATTTGGTAAGAATTATTTTGAGGATGTTTAAACCTTGTAAAAAATGCTTGAAAATATTGTGTCTATAATGTTCAAACCATGATTTAAAAGTTTATTATGCCACCATGATGCCTCATGTATCCtttgattttctttattattattatgagaGATCTTTTAACATCATAGATAGACAGCATGATAATGTTTGTGAATTTATGGTAGTGTGAAAGTTCTCGTGACACTGTTTTTGGGCCCAGGCTGCATTCAAGTTCTCTATAAAATCTCCATCATTTTATTTATGCTAAATATATCCACTATGTGCCATTGAGTACTATTTGAAATGAGACAGTGCAACCTCAATTTGATCATAGTGGTGATGAAATGAAATTCAGAAGTTGTCCTTTGAGAAAGTGAAATCTCACCATCTTGGTTCAACTCATGTTTTATGCATGCCTCTCATTAAAACATATGTCAAAAAAAAATGCCAGAGCCTAAGTTACTTGGAAAATGGAAGCATAATGACAAGTCAATTATGTTAGGCAACTTTCAACAATAAGAACTTTCATATGATTTCTTGGAAAatccttttcttttttcatttaaatttttgcTACAAATTGACAAAGTTTTCCTTTTCCCCCGTTTTCTCTCACTTTTTTTCTATTGACTTCTGAATTTGTTAGGTTTTATAACATCACCAGAGTTGTATTATTTATATGTATCTGTCTTTGTTTGAATAACTTTCTTTTATCATTGAATGAgatataaaatctttttcaatggTAGAAGAAAGTTAAATCAAGTAAATGTATACGACTAAAGTGAGTATCCTAAACATATTTATGTCAAAAAGATTGTTATGATTGCCATTGATAAGTTTTGATACAGAGTTTCTATAATCTACTTAGACACTTAGTCATGGGGTATTATATAGCACATTTTGCCAAAGTTATCACTACAGAGATATTCCGAGGGAAATATTATCACATgtttaattatcttttttttttttcacttttttaccACTAGAGACTAGTATATAAGGTTTAATATATGGAAAAAATTTCAAGTGTACCGGAGAATACCGGTGTTCTAGTTATTTTAAccattgatttcaattaatatatattttttataattcagatcaacggttaaaacaattggAATACCGGTGTTTCCGATACACTTGAAACTCTTCCTAATATATGTAGTTGCCATTACATAAATAGAGCgtaaacttttcaaaaaaaaaatatattttaaatacacgTTTAATTACATTTCACATTTATCATGTGAAATTGTGAATAATTATCCAAAATCACATATAATTAGACGATTGTATAAAACGTTTTTACATTGTCATTATCTCAAAATTAATCTCTAAAATAATATTTGCAAGActtgaattaaaaatattttgttcgGTTGGGAAAAAaggattttattttttgtttttcacagTATCTCCTAACTTGGCATGACAAGCACTAATTTGTCGCGGATCGGAgttttatttaagagtttgttGCTGGTTAATGGATTGCTTAATGCACTAGGCGGGATTTGAACCTTCAACACTAGTTTAAACGGATTAGTAAactgaatttggatcctctaaattttaaatttgtactttagagggtaaagtgtgatATTCTACCCTTGaatggtttctctctcatatttatttttggtcctacctataaaataaatggtaagagatcacactttactctctaaaataaaattcaaactttaaaaaatcaaaatctaAATAAACTAACCACTagacaaatttaatttaattttttaaaaaataaaaataaaataaaataaagaaggtAAATTACATGAAGCAACTAAATGCCCTTATGGGGGCAAGTGATGAAATGGAAGGAAAAATCTTGATAGCACATTTGAGGAATTGAGTTGACCTTTAGAATTTATGAGAATTTAATATGATGTTGTAGCCTCAAAGATGCTGGCTGGAAAGCACTAGCACTGCCACCCTGAAAAGACACGTTTGAGGTCAGTGTGGCCTATAACTAACCAGAATTTATNNNNNNNNNNNNNNNNNNNNNNNNNNNNNNNNNNNNNNNNNNNNNNNNNNNNNNNNNNNNNNNNNNNNNNNNNNNNNNNNNNNNNNNNNNNNNNNNNNNNNNNNNNNNNNNNNNNNNNNNNNNNNNNNNNNNNNNNNNNNNNNNNNNNNNNNNNNNNNNNNNNNNNNNNNNNNNNNNNNNNNNNNNNNNNNNNNNNNNNNNNNNNNNNNNNNNNNNNNNNNNNNNNNNNNNNNNNNNNNNNNNNNNNNNNNNNNNNNGATAACAATTCTTACAATACATGCCATTGGTTAACGACATTAATTCTGTGTAACcgcaaagaaaaataataatagtggCTGAGGAAAAAAgttatcaaaaagaaaaaaaaaagaaatgaaaagaaatttgaagATGATATACCTGATAAAATAACACATGATATGTTTGGCTAAGGAATTTGTGGTAGAAATTTCGTTCT is from Arachis ipaensis cultivar K30076 chromosome B01, Araip1.1, whole genome shotgun sequence and encodes:
- the LOC107635868 gene encoding ubiquitin-conjugating enzyme E2-17 kDa, whose protein sequence is MASKRILKELKDLQKDPPTSCSAGPVAEDMFHWQATIMGPADSPYTGGVFLVSIHFPPDYPFKPPKVAFRTKVFHPNINSNGSICLDILKEQWSPALTISKVLLSICSLLTDPNPDDPLVPEIAHMYKTDRAKYEATARSWTQKYAMG